From Providencia sp. R33, a single genomic window includes:
- a CDS encoding PDR/VanB family oxidoreductase, whose amino-acid sequence MSQEKIAVNVSRIEQVSSTIKMFEFVAQEGSFLPFSAGSHVTVHMGEQTGLQRAYSLISDPKHGGSYCISVLRDENSKGGSAFMHEQLSVGDCIHLSPAQNFFSLEQDSQCKHLLIAGGIGITPFLSYLYELEQGGMDFELHYCFRDAKTAAFIEHLQERIGSRLHLYDGSQGQRMPVEQLIQSQPSSSHVYVCGPQSLINTVIEKGNQHLGESHVHFENFGEVASEGESFEVHFQRSGFSLEVGKDMSILQVIEADKRINVECLCRNGVCGTCETAILEGEADHRDHYLDDDEKAVQKTMMLCVSRAKSKRLVLDL is encoded by the coding sequence ATGAGCCAAGAAAAAATTGCAGTGAATGTCAGCCGAATTGAACAGGTTAGCTCAACGATTAAAATGTTCGAATTTGTCGCCCAAGAGGGCAGTTTCTTGCCTTTTAGTGCTGGTAGCCATGTCACCGTGCATATGGGGGAGCAAACGGGGTTACAGCGTGCTTATTCGCTGATTAGCGACCCAAAACACGGTGGTAGTTACTGTATTTCAGTTTTGCGCGATGAAAACTCGAAAGGCGGATCGGCATTTATGCATGAGCAGCTGTCTGTTGGTGATTGTATCCATCTTTCACCTGCTCAAAATTTCTTTTCCCTTGAACAAGATAGCCAGTGCAAGCACTTGCTAATTGCAGGGGGAATTGGCATCACACCGTTTTTGTCTTATTTATATGAATTAGAGCAAGGCGGCATGGACTTCGAGTTGCATTATTGCTTTCGTGATGCGAAAACCGCTGCGTTTATCGAACATTTACAAGAACGTATCGGCTCGCGCTTGCATCTTTATGATGGTAGCCAAGGGCAAAGGATGCCTGTTGAGCAGTTAATTCAGTCCCAGCCCTCATCAAGTCATGTGTATGTGTGTGGCCCGCAATCATTAATTAATACGGTGATTGAAAAAGGGAATCAACATCTTGGAGAATCACACGTCCATTTTGAAAACTTTGGTGAGGTTGCCAGTGAAGGGGAATCTTTCGAAGTTCACTTTCAGCGCTCAGGCTTTAGCCTAGAAGTTGGCAAAGACATGTCTATTTTACAGGTTATCGAAGCAGATAAGCGCATTAATGTGGAATGTTTATGCCGCAATGGGGTTTGTGGAACCTGCGAAACGGCGATCCTTGAAGGTGAAGCGGATCATCGCGACCATTATTTAGACGATGATGAAAAAGCGGTGCAAAAAACCATGATGCTGTGTGTTTCTCGGGCGAAAAGTAAACGCTTAGTGCTTGATTTATAA
- a CDS encoding helix-turn-helix domain-containing protein, giving the protein MITETETFKERLLKLLKQKKMSQLKAAQVLGVSRTAVNKWTKGGMIDEDNLDKLATLLDVDKIWLKYGEYTNNQITVTNAGVMRNINEVHLQESADIVTWEWDLLTGELNYSDNVEAVYGIKITTNEDFWALMTPESKEKLVNGYSKIIREGGAHEMDFKINWEGEYRWITSRATGVKGPNGKVTKLVGISLDNTERKNNELRLRKIKSYFDVLLSHFNHLVVFTDKAGEILASNLHNQSTEIDYLELQRLLYQLVINHKTWLEDVCQAGRGQIVFQDKQITAYQHVNDENQPFLMFELKQA; this is encoded by the coding sequence TTGATAACAGAGACAGAGACATTCAAAGAACGTTTATTAAAGCTGCTCAAGCAAAAGAAAATGAGCCAACTTAAGGCCGCACAAGTCCTTGGTGTCTCTCGAACCGCCGTCAACAAGTGGACAAAAGGCGGTATGATTGACGAAGACAACCTTGATAAGCTCGCCACGTTACTGGATGTCGATAAAATTTGGTTAAAATACGGCGAATACACCAATAACCAAATTACTGTCACCAATGCAGGTGTCATGCGCAACATCAACGAAGTACATCTGCAAGAGTCTGCCGATATTGTGACGTGGGAATGGGATTTGCTCACTGGCGAATTAAACTACTCAGATAACGTCGAAGCCGTTTATGGCATTAAAATCACGACCAACGAAGATTTTTGGGCTTTAATGACGCCTGAATCCAAAGAAAAGTTGGTGAATGGTTACTCAAAAATCATTCGTGAAGGTGGTGCTCACGAAATGGATTTTAAAATTAACTGGGAAGGCGAATACCGTTGGATCACCTCCCGCGCAACAGGCGTTAAAGGTCCAAATGGCAAAGTGACGAAATTAGTTGGGATCAGTCTTGATAATACCGAACGTAAAAATAACGAATTACGTCTGCGAAAAATCAAATCCTACTTTGATGTTTTACTTTCCCACTTCAACCACTTAGTCGTTTTCACAGATAAAGCGGGGGAAATTCTCGCCAGTAATTTACATAATCAATCCACTGAAATTGACTACCTCGAACTACAACGTTTATTGTACCAACTCGTGATTAACCACAAAACTTGGCTAGAAGACGTATGCCAAGCGGGTCGCGGGCAAATTGTTTTCCAAGATAAGCAAATCACTGCATATCAACACGTTAATGATGAAAACCAACCGTTTTTGATGTTTGAACTCAAACAAGCTTAA
- a CDS encoding LysR substrate-binding domain-containing protein has product MNKLPALEDIRVFVTVARLMSFSQAAAQLLVSPAYISKRIKLLEENLGQTLFFRSARSIKLTHEGQIILRSSELMLAELEHMQEALNACREEIRGSLRISCSTGFGSTYINPFILSLRAQYPLLAIDLTLTDKSVDIINENIDVDICIGGTISDQFIARRIATNQRILCAAPRYLEKNGYPKYPQELEQKHFCIAIKERNQAPAVWKLAQNQENMTVTPNSKLTVNNGEVAKQWCLSGEGILLRSLWSVLPELESGQLVRVLPEWYQTADVYAVYSRSIRTSANLRVFIENLEQYLTAHLQNGFMAKPSVKVDSN; this is encoded by the coding sequence ATGAACAAGCTTCCTGCGTTAGAGGACATTCGTGTTTTTGTCACCGTCGCCCGTTTAATGAGTTTTTCTCAAGCGGCAGCGCAGCTATTGGTTTCACCCGCGTATATTTCTAAGCGGATCAAATTGTTGGAAGAAAACCTAGGGCAAACGCTATTTTTTCGAAGTGCTCGCTCGATCAAGCTGACCCATGAAGGGCAAATTATTCTACGCAGTAGCGAATTGATGTTAGCGGAACTTGAGCACATGCAAGAAGCGCTCAACGCCTGTCGCGAAGAAATCCGTGGTTCACTGCGGATCAGTTGCAGCACAGGGTTTGGCAGCACCTATATCAACCCATTTATCCTGTCATTACGCGCTCAATACCCTTTATTGGCTATCGACCTCACGTTAACGGATAAATCCGTCGATATTATCAATGAAAACATTGATGTGGATATTTGTATTGGCGGCACTATCTCCGATCAATTTATTGCACGGCGTATCGCAACAAACCAGCGCATACTTTGTGCAGCGCCCCGTTATTTAGAAAAAAATGGCTACCCGAAATACCCACAAGAGCTTGAGCAAAAGCATTTTTGTATTGCCATTAAAGAACGCAACCAAGCACCTGCGGTATGGAAGCTAGCGCAAAACCAAGAGAATATGACCGTTACCCCTAATAGCAAGCTCACCGTGAATAATGGTGAAGTTGCTAAACAGTGGTGCTTAAGCGGGGAAGGCATTCTACTGCGCTCCTTATGGAGCGTCTTACCCGAGTTAGAATCGGGACAGCTCGTGCGCGTCCTCCCAGAATGGTACCAAACCGCCGATGTTTATGCCGTTTATTCGAGAAGTATTCGAACAAGTGCTAATCTTAGAGTTTTCATTGAAAACCTCGAGCAGTACCTTACGGCCCATTTGCAAAATGGATTTATGGCAAAACCTTCAGTAAAGGTAGATAGCAATTGA
- a CDS encoding tartrate dehydrogenase, which produces MSQFNIAVIPGDGIGTEVIPEGLKVLAAAASKHNVKLNFTHFDWSCETYHRTGRMMPEDGLEQLKKFDAIFLGAVGFPGVPDHISLWGLLLPIRRAFNQYVNLRPVRLFEGIKCPLADKKPGDIDFYVVRENVEGEYSAIGGIQYEGTEDEMVLQQSIFTRKGTDRILKYAFELAQTREKKHLSSATKSNGLFHSMPYWDSRVAEMAKSYPEIKVDQFHIDIFAANLVRMPEFYDVIVGSNLFGDILSDLGPACTGTIAIAPSANINPEKEFPSMFEPVHGSAPDIAGQNIANPIGTIWAAAMMMQHLGCPEMHDSIMAAVETAIKERRHLTRDMGGNASTQALGDEITQLILA; this is translated from the coding sequence ATGTCACAATTCAACATAGCGGTTATTCCGGGGGATGGTATTGGTACGGAAGTGATCCCAGAAGGGTTAAAAGTTTTAGCTGCCGCCGCCAGTAAACACAATGTAAAACTCAACTTTACACATTTTGATTGGTCATGTGAAACCTACCATCGCACTGGGCGCATGATGCCTGAAGATGGCTTAGAACAATTGAAAAAGTTTGATGCGATTTTCCTGGGGGCAGTAGGCTTCCCAGGTGTACCTGACCATATTTCGTTATGGGGTTTATTGTTGCCGATTCGCCGTGCATTTAACCAATATGTTAACCTGCGCCCAGTTCGTTTATTTGAAGGGATTAAATGCCCTCTAGCAGATAAAAAACCAGGGGATATTGATTTTTATGTGGTGCGTGAAAACGTGGAAGGGGAATATTCCGCCATTGGCGGGATTCAATATGAAGGCACGGAAGATGAAATGGTGCTACAACAAAGTATTTTTACCCGTAAAGGTACAGATCGTATTTTAAAATATGCGTTTGAATTAGCGCAAACTCGTGAGAAAAAACACCTGAGCTCTGCCACTAAATCTAATGGATTATTCCACTCCATGCCGTATTGGGATAGCCGTGTGGCTGAGATGGCTAAGTCCTACCCAGAGATCAAAGTCGATCAATTCCACATTGACATTTTTGCAGCAAATTTAGTGCGCATGCCTGAATTTTACGATGTGATTGTTGGGTCAAATTTATTTGGTGATATTTTGTCTGATTTAGGCCCTGCTTGTACGGGAACCATTGCGATTGCACCGTCTGCCAATATCAACCCAGAAAAAGAGTTTCCATCCATGTTTGAGCCTGTACATGGCTCAGCGCCAGACATTGCAGGGCAAAATATTGCTAATCCAATAGGCACTATTTGGGCGGCAGCGATGATGATGCAACACTTAGGTTGCCCTGAAATGCACGATAGCATTATGGCTGCGGTGGAAACAGCGATTAAAGAGCGCCGCCATTTGACGCGTGATATGGGCGGAAATGCGAGCACTCAGGCGTTAGGCGATGAAATCACTCAATTGATTTTGGCCTAA
- the prfC gene encoding peptide chain release factor 3 yields the protein MTDQNFLQEVSTRRTFAIISHPDAGKTTITEKVLLFGHAIQRAGTVKGRGSNQHAKSDWMEMEKQRGISITTSVMQFPYNDCLVNLLDTPGHEDFSEDTYRTLTAVDCCLMVIDSGKGVEDRTRKLMEVTRLRDTPILTFMNKLDRDIRDPMELLDEVENELKIACCPITWPIGCGKLFKGVYHLLRDETILYQTGQGHTIQEVRIIKGLNNPDLDVAVGDELAAQLRDELELVQGASHEFDHDAFLEGELTPVFFGTALGNFGVDHMLDGLVEWAPAPQARKTDVREVEATEEKFTGFVFKIQANMDPKHRDRVAFMRIVSGTYEKGMKLRQVRIKKDVVISDALTFMAGDRSQVENAYAGDIIGLHNHGTIQIGDTFTQGEELKFTGIPNFAPELFRRIRLRDPLKQKQLLKGLVQLSEEGAVQVFRPLTNNDLIVGAVGVLQFDVVVSRLKSEYNVEAIYEAVNVSTARWVECDDAKKFEEFKRKNEQNLALDGGDNLSYIAPTMVNLNLTSERYPDVRFRKTREH from the coding sequence ATGACAGATCAGAATTTTCTACAGGAAGTTAGCACGCGTAGAACGTTTGCTATCATCTCTCACCCCGATGCGGGTAAAACCACGATTACAGAAAAAGTATTGCTGTTTGGGCACGCTATCCAACGTGCAGGTACAGTAAAAGGCCGTGGCTCAAATCAACATGCAAAATCCGACTGGATGGAAATGGAAAAGCAACGTGGTATTTCTATTACTACGTCTGTGATGCAGTTTCCGTACAATGATTGCTTAGTTAACCTACTCGATACCCCGGGGCACGAAGACTTCTCGGAAGATACGTATCGTACATTAACCGCGGTTGACTGCTGTTTGATGGTCATCGACTCCGGTAAAGGGGTTGAGGATCGTACCCGTAAATTGATGGAAGTTACCCGTCTGCGCGATACGCCAATCCTGACTTTCATGAATAAACTTGACCGTGATATTCGTGACCCAATGGAGCTGCTGGATGAAGTGGAAAATGAGCTGAAAATTGCTTGTTGCCCAATCACTTGGCCTATTGGTTGCGGTAAATTATTCAAAGGTGTTTATCATTTACTGCGTGACGAAACCATCCTTTACCAAACAGGTCAAGGTCATACAATTCAAGAAGTCCGTATTATCAAAGGGTTAAATAACCCTGATCTGGACGTTGCAGTGGGTGATGAGCTGGCAGCGCAATTACGTGATGAATTAGAGCTAGTTCAAGGTGCTTCTCACGAATTTGACCATGATGCCTTCTTAGAAGGTGAGCTGACGCCTGTTTTCTTCGGTACTGCATTAGGTAACTTTGGTGTTGACCATATGCTAGATGGCTTAGTGGAGTGGGCACCGGCGCCGCAAGCTCGCAAAACTGACGTACGTGAAGTTGAAGCCACAGAAGAAAAATTCACGGGCTTTGTCTTTAAAATTCAAGCCAATATGGACCCGAAACACCGTGACCGCGTTGCGTTCATGCGTATTGTTTCAGGCACGTATGAAAAAGGCATGAAGTTACGTCAAGTTCGTATCAAAAAAGACGTGGTGATTTCCGATGCATTGACCTTTATGGCGGGGGATCGTTCTCAGGTCGAAAACGCCTACGCAGGGGACATCATTGGTCTGCACAACCATGGAACCATCCAAATTGGTGATACGTTCACGCAAGGTGAAGAACTGAAATTTACGGGCATTCCGAATTTTGCACCAGAACTGTTCCGTCGTATTCGTTTACGTGACCCACTGAAGCAAAAACAGCTGCTTAAAGGGCTGGTTCAGTTATCTGAAGAAGGCGCTGTGCAGGTGTTCCGTCCATTAACCAATAACGATTTAATCGTGGGTGCGGTGGGAGTGCTGCAGTTTGATGTGGTGGTTTCGCGTCTGAAAAGCGAATACAACGTTGAAGCAATTTATGAAGCGGTTAACGTTTCTACGGCACGTTGGGTTGAGTGCGATGATGCGAAGAAATTCGAAGAATTTAAGCGCAAAAATGAGCAAAACTTAGCCCTTGATGGTGGTGATAACTTATCGTATATCGCCCCAACGATGGTGAATCTCAATTTGACCAGCGAACGTTACCCAGACGTTCGATTCCGTAAAACGCGCGAACACTAA
- a CDS encoding BON domain-containing protein encodes MKKAILLSSLTAIGLSFVLTACSSSSDSALKKQASETWDSAAKTVEMAGKDTGNAISSGAKSTGEYVDDSAITADVKGKLLGTKGISSNSVSVKTVNGVVYLSGFVKSADQIDKITQVASRVNGVKSVQNGLVLAN; translated from the coding sequence ATGAAAAAGGCAATACTATTAAGTAGTTTAACTGCTATTGGACTGAGCTTTGTACTCACTGCATGCAGCTCATCATCAGATAGTGCGCTAAAAAAACAAGCCTCTGAAACGTGGGATAGCGCGGCAAAAACTGTTGAAATGGCGGGTAAAGATACAGGTAATGCGATTTCTAGCGGTGCAAAAAGTACAGGCGAATACGTTGATGATTCAGCAATTACTGCGGATGTGAAAGGTAAGTTACTGGGTACCAAAGGAATTTCCAGTAATAGCGTATCTGTAAAAACCGTTAACGGTGTGGTCTACCTTTCCGGTTTCGTAAAATCTGCGGATCAAATCGATAAAATTACGCAGGTTGCTTCCCGCGTTAATGGTGTGAAATCTGTGCAAAATGGATTAGTGCTTGCTAACTAA
- a CDS encoding patatin-like phospholipase family protein, with the protein MGKHVSVTLGTIEPLAFLDNINSGKTALICEGGGQRGIFTAGVLDEFLISDFNPFDLMIGTSAGAQNLSAYICGQAGYARRVITRYTTNSAFFNPLRFIRGGHLIDLDWLIETTAKEFPLRIEAGLDLLDSGREFYMGASRSDDFSAEFLQPDADTWLDIIRASSAIPGFYREGVEFDGTRYHDGGISAAIPVEEAYRRGAETIVVIRTVPSQMYFTPEWVKRMTRWLEGDNNGLQRMAAMLKVHLKSYRKTQEFIENPPKDVQVFEIYPPVPLKSSALGSKVSSLNEDYHTGRRCGRYFIAALGAGFNQNENSFSQTLARKIERNPLEIDIEPSEQNTLVPEVLAEAPSIILPVNENRNG; encoded by the coding sequence ATGGGAAAACACGTTTCAGTTACTTTAGGCACCATTGAGCCGCTCGCATTTTTAGATAATATCAACTCGGGAAAGACCGCACTGATTTGTGAAGGTGGCGGGCAGCGAGGGATTTTTACTGCGGGTGTACTGGACGAGTTTCTGATTTCTGACTTTAATCCATTCGATTTAATGATTGGCACCTCCGCAGGAGCGCAAAATTTATCTGCTTATATTTGTGGGCAAGCAGGTTATGCACGCCGTGTGATCACCCGCTATACCACCAATTCTGCGTTTTTTAATCCACTGCGTTTTATCCGTGGTGGTCACCTCATTGACCTAGACTGGCTGATAGAAACCACGGCAAAAGAATTTCCTTTACGAATTGAAGCAGGGCTGGATTTATTGGATTCAGGCCGTGAATTTTATATGGGCGCTAGCCGTAGTGATGATTTTTCCGCTGAATTTTTACAACCTGATGCAGACACTTGGCTGGATATTATTCGCGCATCGAGTGCCATTCCTGGGTTCTACCGCGAAGGGGTTGAGTTTGATGGTACGCGATACCATGATGGCGGCATTAGCGCGGCAATTCCGGTTGAAGAAGCCTACCGACGCGGGGCTGAAACTATTGTCGTGATCCGCACAGTACCCTCCCAAATGTATTTCACCCCTGAATGGGTGAAAAGAATGACACGCTGGCTGGAGGGGGATAATAACGGGCTACAACGTATGGCGGCGATGCTGAAAGTACACTTGAAAAGCTACCGCAAAACACAAGAATTCATTGAAAACCCACCTAAAGATGTGCAGGTTTTCGAAATTTACCCGCCTGTTCCGCTGAAAAGCAGTGCGCTGGGCAGTAAAGTCTCTTCGTTAAATGAAGACTATCACACCGGACGACGTTGTGGGCGTTACTTTATTGCTGCACTTGGCGCAGGGTTTAATCAGAACGAAAATAGTTTCAGCCAAACTTTAGCGCGTAAGATAGAACGCAATCCCCTTGAGATTGATATTGAGCCTTCAGAGCAAAATACACTAGTGCCTGAAGTGCTCGCCGAGGCGCCTTCAATCATATTGCCAGTGAATGAAAATCGTAATGGATAA
- a CDS encoding TatD family hydrolase: protein MDKTQFIDTHCHFDFPPFSDDFTESLHLAKQSGVEQIVIPTVSLDNFARVWQLAQQYSQLHAAMGFHPLYISQYQDAHFDVLVDYLAQKNKKCVAVGEIGLDLYMQNPQFERQQQLLIAQLKLAKQFDLPVILHSRKTHDPLAAILRRIDVPARGVVHGFAGSLSQAQAFVKLGYYIGVGGTITYDRANKTRHVMSQLPLSSLLFETDAPDMPVSGFQGEPNRPERIEWVFRSFCELRHESPEEIAQQLYNNSLSLFNLTK, encoded by the coding sequence ATGGATAAAACACAATTTATTGATACACATTGCCATTTTGATTTTCCACCTTTTAGTGACGACTTCACTGAAAGTTTACACCTTGCAAAACAAAGTGGCGTAGAACAGATTGTTATCCCAACAGTGAGTTTAGACAACTTTGCTCGCGTGTGGCAATTAGCGCAGCAATACTCGCAATTGCATGCCGCGATGGGGTTTCATCCTCTGTATATCAGTCAGTATCAAGACGCACACTTTGATGTGTTAGTAGATTACCTTGCGCAAAAAAATAAAAAGTGTGTCGCGGTGGGGGAAATAGGCCTCGATTTATACATGCAAAATCCTCAATTTGAGCGCCAACAGCAATTGTTAATCGCACAACTTAAACTGGCTAAACAATTCGATTTACCCGTGATCCTGCATTCACGTAAAACTCATGATCCGCTAGCCGCAATACTGCGCCGTATTGATGTGCCTGCTCGGGGGGTGGTACATGGCTTCGCAGGGAGCCTATCCCAAGCACAAGCCTTTGTTAAATTAGGTTATTATATTGGTGTGGGGGGAACGATAACCTATGATCGTGCGAATAAAACTCGCCATGTGATGTCGCAATTGCCACTTTCCTCATTATTGTTTGAAACCGATGCGCCAGATATGCCTGTTTCAGGCTTTCAGGGTGAGCCCAATCGACCAGAGCGTATTGAGTGGGTTTTTCGTTCATTTTGTGAGCTTCGCCACGAATCTCCAGAAGAAATCGCCCAACAACTTTACAATAATAGCCTGTCGTTATTTAATCTGACAAAGTAA
- a CDS encoding NupC/NupG family nucleoside CNT transporter: MSIIGMAVLIAIAVLFSSNRRAIRLRTVGGAFIIQLAIGALVLYVPAGRSVLQGISDGVSKVIGYGQDGMSFIFGGLVSDKMFELFGGGGFIFAFRVLPIIVFFSSLIAVLYYLGIMQLVIKVLGGGLQKVLGTSRTESLSATANIFVGQTEAPLVVRPYIATMTTSELFAIMCGGLASVAGSVLAGYAQMGVPMEYLIAASFMAAPGGLLFAKLMVPETEDARDRVNATDLVAEDERPANIIDAAAAGASSGMQLALNVGAMLLAFIALIALINGILGGIGGWFDYPQLSLELLLGWLFAPIAYLIGVPWSEATIAGSFIGQKIVVNEFVAFMNFGEYMKADAEVIAAGKQVLSDHTKAIISFALCGFANLSSVAILLGGLGGMAPNRRGDVARLGMKAVMAGTLSNLMSATIAGFFLTLGAAALA; encoded by the coding sequence ATGAGTATTATAGGAATGGCGGTACTCATCGCGATAGCTGTCCTATTTTCGAGCAATCGCCGAGCGATAAGACTTCGCACTGTGGGCGGTGCTTTTATTATTCAATTAGCAATTGGCGCATTAGTTTTATACGTACCTGCTGGGCGCAGCGTACTGCAAGGAATATCTGATGGCGTCTCTAAAGTCATCGGTTATGGCCAAGATGGTATGAGCTTTATTTTTGGCGGCTTAGTGTCCGACAAAATGTTCGAATTATTTGGTGGCGGCGGCTTTATCTTTGCTTTTCGCGTTCTGCCTATTATCGTGTTTTTCTCATCGTTGATCGCTGTACTTTATTACCTAGGTATCATGCAGTTAGTCATCAAGGTCTTAGGTGGCGGTCTGCAAAAAGTGCTAGGAACTTCAAGAACAGAGTCACTGTCTGCAACCGCAAATATTTTCGTTGGGCAAACCGAAGCTCCTCTGGTTGTACGTCCTTACATTGCAACCATGACCACCTCTGAATTGTTTGCGATTATGTGTGGTGGTTTAGCATCAGTGGCGGGTTCTGTGTTAGCGGGTTATGCACAAATGGGCGTACCAATGGAATACCTGATTGCAGCATCATTTATGGCGGCTCCAGGTGGTCTGTTATTCGCAAAACTGATGGTACCTGAAACAGAAGATGCGCGTGATAGAGTCAACGCGACTGATTTAGTTGCCGAAGACGAACGCCCTGCAAACATTATTGATGCCGCAGCAGCAGGTGCTTCATCAGGTATGCAATTAGCTCTGAATGTCGGGGCTATGTTATTAGCATTCATCGCATTGATTGCATTAATCAATGGTATTTTAGGTGGTATCGGTGGCTGGTTCGATTACCCTCAGTTGTCTCTTGAACTGTTATTAGGTTGGTTATTTGCGCCGATTGCGTACTTAATTGGTGTGCCATGGAGCGAAGCGACTATCGCCGGTTCATTCATCGGCCAAAAAATTGTTGTAAATGAATTTGTTGCATTCATGAACTTTGGTGAATATATGAAGGCGGATGCAGAGGTTATCGCAGCAGGTAAGCAAGTGCTGTCTGATCATACTAAAGCGATTATTTCATTTGCATTGTGCGGTTTCGCAAACTTATCATCCGTGGCAATTTTGCTGGGTGGTTTAGGCGGAATGGCACCAAATCGCCGTGGCGATGTCGCGCGTTTAGGGATGAAAGCGGTAATGGCAGGGACACTCTCTAACTTAATGAGTGCGACCATTGCAGGCTTCTTCTTGACCTTGGGTGCCGCTGCGTTAGCATAA
- the deoC gene encoding deoxyribose-phosphate aldolase, which yields MTDLKAAAQRALTLMDLTTLNDDDTDAKVIALCHQAKSPAGNTAAICIYPRFIPIARKTLREQGTPDVRIATVTNFPHGNDDIDIALAETKAAIAYGADEVDVVFPYRALIAGNEQIGFDLVKACKDACAAANVLLKVIIETGELKDAALIRKASEISIKAGADFIKTSTGKVPVNATLESAEIMMQVISDMGVAKTVGFKPAGGVRTAEEAADYLALAGRILGDNWADSRHFRFGASSLLANLLNTLGYDVKKSSSSY from the coding sequence ATGACTGATTTAAAAGCAGCCGCACAACGCGCGCTGACCCTGATGGATTTAACCACATTAAATGATGACGACACTGATGCAAAAGTGATTGCATTATGCCATCAAGCCAAAAGCCCTGCTGGCAACACAGCGGCAATTTGTATCTACCCTCGTTTCATTCCAATTGCGCGCAAAACACTGCGTGAGCAAGGTACTCCTGACGTTCGCATCGCGACTGTAACCAACTTCCCACACGGTAATGATGATATTGACATCGCATTAGCAGAAACCAAAGCGGCTATCGCTTATGGCGCGGATGAAGTTGACGTTGTATTCCCATACCGTGCGCTGATCGCAGGCAATGAACAAATTGGTTTTGATTTAGTGAAAGCGTGTAAAGACGCGTGTGCTGCTGCCAATGTACTACTGAAAGTGATCATTGAAACGGGTGAATTAAAAGATGCTGCGTTAATTCGTAAAGCGTCTGAAATTTCAATTAAAGCGGGTGCTGACTTTATCAAAACCTCAACAGGTAAAGTACCCGTTAATGCAACATTAGAAAGCGCAGAAATCATGATGCAAGTTATCAGTGATATGGGCGTTGCAAAAACCGTTGGTTTCAAACCTGCGGGTGGCGTCCGTACTGCGGAAGAAGCTGCCGATTACTTAGCATTAGCAGGCCGAATTTTAGGTGACAATTGGGCTGATAGCCGCCACTTCCGTTTTGGCGCATCAAGCTTATTAGCAAATTTATTAAACACGCTGGGTTACGACGTTAAAAAGTCAAGCAGCAGTTATTAA